GTCACATATAAATTCCCACACTCTTACAAATGAGAAATAGCACCAAGTAATTATAAACAACCAGCTCAAGAGATTCAAAAGATTAACTAGGAATGGATCAAAAAGGGTGCATTTAGAGTAGTTACTTAATAGAGGCCACTCCCTGGGACACCATGCCAGTAGCTACAGCTTCATATATTCACTGACAGCATAATATGTGCACTGACTTTTCAGGCCTTACTGGTGCTTTGCTTTCTCTTTAGCTGCCTCAGAAGACCCCCGTAGCCTCGGAGCACTTTATGCTAAGTTAATTTACCCAAATATATCCGCGGCGTcatggcagcagcagcccctGCTATTCAACATCAACAACTTTGTTAATGGAAACTTGCTGATCCATAAACGTTTGTGCCGCCACAGACGTTCGCTGGGGGGCAGTTCacatatgaatgttaaaaacCCACAGATCGATGAGGGGCATTTGCAAAAGGAGGCACAAGGTGTGTTATAATTGtatcatagtgtgtgtgtgcgtgtgtgtgtttgttgggggAGGTGCTGCTGTTAAGGCTTACACAGGGGCCTCCGTATTTAAATAGGGTCACATCTCGGCCTCACCTTGCAAGTGTTATGCTATATTAAATGCCACTCATGTTAAGTGTGTTGAAACCCTCCTCTCATGACATAATATAAAGGTTAAATTGAAAAATGTCCCTTCAACAATACAGGAACACACCATGATTGATCTCCCTTGTACAGGCAAGAAATGTTAGCCAGACCTCTGTTTCATTAGGCCTCTTTTAAGTGTGTGGATACAATATGTTATAATGAGGAGTGGCTGGATTAGAATTTAAGTGTCAGTCAATCAGGATTTCAAAAGGTCAATGAAAAAATTTGCAAAATGTGGGCAGAAGGTAAATCTGAGTGATTCAGTCAGAACAGGCCCAGACTTCTTGTAGTAGGGAAAATACAAATCAGATCTACACTACATGCTAATTCTAACCAATTTCTGTATGGGTTCACAATTGGAAGGTGACCACATGAAATATATTCAAACTAAGCAGTATGTATACTAATTACAACAGATTTTTTATTGTGCTGTTGAAAGATACTATTCTCCCACAATGCAAAGtacaatgaaaatgaaggagtatataatataatataataaatggTGAGTGGTTCTGAAAAATCATAGAAAACCAATCTTAAAGAAGACATTAATTGTGCTGCAAGTCTATGCTCCATGAATATATGCAGTATTTACTATATAATCATCATTATACTGTTATCTGGTAGATGACAGGAAATGGCGCAACACGTGCGCTGTGCAAAGGAAAAGTATGACTTTAAATTGACACTGCCAATTAAACATATCACTGAGCAAAACATTTGTACCAAAATTCAACGgctaatttttgttttctgaggtGATCCTGCTCCCATCCACAGCtagtttttattattgtcatctATGAACAGCTGCTACATGGCATTGTAGGAGAATTGTACAGTTTCCTTTTAGtatgaaaatggatggatagtaTGAATTTTATTCAGTATGTTAACTGCTTAAACTGTACACTTTCGTGGTTTGTATGTTGTGCATACTGCAAGGAATTAGTGTTATGGGTCTGGGACACGCAGACAGTGAAGCAGTATTCACAGGACCCCGAAACTCCCCCATCATTAATTTTAATACATCTGTGTTGTTCCTACCGTGACCTGTCATAATGTCCTTGGTGGAAAAAGGTCTGTTGAAAGGGGTGGAACAAACGCCATAAACATTATAAGTTTGAACTGATTTGATGATTTTTCAACTGAAAAATAGAAGTATGTCAAGCTAAACTGAAGCAGATAATCAGCTTTTTTCCTGCTGACATTGTTTACAATTTTCCAAAAAGTTCAAATGTCACTTCCCTTCACtgtgaaacatgttttctttattgttacTTCACTTGGATGTTTGAGTTTCACTGTACAGAATGATGTAAGTGCAGAGTTTGACATCAGAAAGTTGTCTACAGTGTAATTTCTCCACACTCACTCATATGAATGTAATGATTTTATGGTTTGAAATCCAACGGTGGTTCAATATGTGACTCTGTGGACACTTGAAACCTCCAGCACACAAACgtgcactgaaaacagatttttctgtcaAGTTTGTTGTCAGCAGttaaacttttgaaatgaaaatatttgcatattccTAAATTCTGGTTTTTCCAATAAGAGAGAAGAACTATGTCATCTCAGACTGAATTTTAATGGCttaattagatttttctttgtGCCAGACATATATCAGACAAAAAAGAGCATTTTTATATGTCTTTAGTGGATGTGTACAAGGTTTTGACCACTTTATATTTGCCCTGACACTCACTAAAATAAGGtaggagaaataaaatgacCAAATCTACAATTACTCAGAAATCAATCTGAGGAATGACATTAATCATAATTAGGTTTAACTGATTGTAATGTCTGCTTAAAAGAAATGACAGGCGACAAGGAAGAGCCACAATATTCTGAATAAATGCAATTTGTTTTACCTAATCTGGGATTTAAAACACGACATAGCTCCTGTGTATACACATACAGAGAACACTGTAAACCTATGTCAGCACTtacactgcacacactgtaTAACGACAATATGAATGTGTCATtgttcacattttatgttttggatGACTTCTTAGACAGCAGGATGCTCTCTTTTAAGGGATTCTTCTCCATCAAAAATCTGTCATATAATACTGTACCTTGTTACTCTTATCCTCATTTACACTTTCAAGTCAGTGAAGTTCCTCTTGTGGagtttctcctctgtcttttgATGTCCTCAGTACTTCCCAGTTTTGGACAGGGATGACCGTGAAGGAACAAGTTCAGTCCCTGCTTGCTCCTCTTACAGAGTCCAGAAGTGCAGGTTCAGATGTTGGGGCTCCAGAATATGTATGGGTGGCCCAGTGGACCCAATGTGCACAGAGCCATGGGATGATCTGAGGCCAGGCGGGGGCGGATCTGGGGTGGACAGGATGTAGTCAATGCTAAACTTGATCTCAGACTCCGGTTTCCCCTGCTGGGTGGGGCTCGGGATGAGGTGGTTTTGTTGGGGGGCCAGCCTCGGCCTTTCAGGGTTCAAAGGGCAGAGGGTGGAGTCGGGTTCAGGGTGGCGAGCTGCAGGCACGTGCTGATTACTGTGGCCCTCCAAAGAGTGGAAGGGGGTTTCTCCTGAGTCACGGAAGCCAATTTTCAGGTTCCTCCTACGCCTGCGACGCCGAAAGTTACCGTTTTCAAACAGGTCGAGCATGGATTCACAGCCGGTGGCAAAAGTCCAATAGTTTCCCTTTCCCTTCTCATTGCCCTCTGTTCGGGGAACCTGTGGGAAATATGACAAATACttcataatgaaaatatgacTCAAACAATGATAATTagaggaagattttttttctactaaGAAGATAAAAGGGGGCATAATAAAAATCAAGAATAAAACCAAAGAGTTAAATTCCCTTA
The Scatophagus argus isolate fScaArg1 chromosome 21, fScaArg1.pri, whole genome shotgun sequence genome window above contains:
- the foxl3 gene encoding forkhead box L3: MFDNSHYPFNCFNYDGDGYPSSSTDEEKKMCRPAYSYIALIAMAIQQSPEQRVTLSGIYEFIMKRFPYYRSNQRAWQNSIRHNLSLNSCFIKVPRTEGNEKGKGNYWTFATGCESMLDLFENGNFRRRRRRRNLKIGFRDSGETPFHSLEGHSNQHVPAARHPEPDSTLCPLNPERPRLAPQQNHLIPSPTQQGKPESEIKFSIDYILSTPDPPPPGLRSSHGSVHIGSTGPPIHILEPQHLNLHFWTL